The following nucleotide sequence is from Halobacillus mangrovi.
TTTTGGTTGCTGCTTCGTTGTTTACCATTTCGTCTACGCGATCAGTCCAGTAGTCATACACAGACACGGAGTAGCCGTTGTCTTCCATATTGAGAGCAAGGTTTGCGCCCATGACTCCTAAACCGATGACACCCATTTGTTGTTTTGTCATAGATGATCTGTTCCTTTCATGGTTGTGAAGAAAAAATTATATTTCGTTTTAACGTGTGACTGGTACCATCCAGCTTAAGTTCCTACCCCCTCGAGGTCTTAAGTCCAAATGTTACGTGAAGAAAGACCACTTCACGTAACATTCGTTCTTAAGCTTGTCGGGTCTACCAAGGCTTCTCCACTTAAATGAAAACCGGTTCCAGCTCCTAGCAACTAGCGAGACTTCCCTCACTTCTGTACGATAAGTCAACATCGGATCACTCCGTTCTCCGTGTTTCCTTTATCTCCTCCAGCTCAGTCCAGTCCGTACGTCGCTGACCAGTCGCTTCCACACTATACTTTTACCACCAGTTAAATCCGTCTGTTTCTAACAGCTTGTGAGAGGCTTCTGGGCCAGTGGAGCCAGCAGGGTAGAAGTTTAATGGAAGTCCGTCTTCCTCGAATGCTTCCAGGATCGGCTGAATCCACTTCCAGGACAGCTCTACTTCATTCCAATGCGCGAAGTAGGTAGAGTTTCCTTGCATCGCATCATTCAGCAGACGCTCGTAAGCCTCTGGCTGAGAGGATGGATTTTTAGAAAACGTAATAAACGCCGGTTCAAACTGCTCGTTGGATTGATCCTTAATATTAACTCTCAAGCTGACACTTTCTGCAGGGTTGATTTCAATCTCTAATAGATTGGAAACTAACCCGATTTCTTCAGGGTTTTCTGTTTCATCGGCTTCATTTTTAAACTCGATAACGATACGAGTGGATTTCTCCTTCATTCGTTTTCCTGTGCGAATGTAAAACGGAATGCCTTTCCAATACTCATTATCGATGTATAAGCGCGCAGCAAAGAAGGTGTCATTATTGGAATCCGGATCGATTCCGTCTTCTTCGCGGTAAGCTTTCACCGTTTCACCTTCAACTTCACCTGCTTCGTATTGACCGCGAACGATGTGCTGTGACATTTCGTCTTTCGCAACAGGACGAAGGGACTCCATAATTTCTCTCTTATTATCTTCAATTTCTTTTGGCGACAACTTTTTCGGGTGGTGAAGAGCTGTCATCATGACTAACTGAAGCAAGTGGTTTTGAACCATGTCGCGAATCGCACCTGCTTGATCATAGTAGCCGGCTCTTGTCCCAACTCCGACGGTCTCACTTGCGGTGATCTGTACGTTTGCGATTTGATGATGATCCCATAAAGATTTCAATATTGGATTCGGACGAATGAGTGACTCAAGATTTTGAACCATCGGTTTTCCAAGATAGTGGTCAATACGGAAGATTTCATCCTCGTCGAACACTTCTTTCAGCTTTGCATTCAACTCTTGAGCAGACTTCAAGTCACTGCCAAACGGCTTTTCAATGATTAGACGCTTCCAGCCTTTTGTCTGGCTGATGCCATTCTTGTGCAAGTTCGTCGTAATCAGATCCACAAGCTTTGGAGCAACGGATAAGTAAAAGAGGCGATTGTCAGGGATGTTAAGCTCGCTCTCCCGAGTCTCTATAAAATCTTGTAAGTCCTTATAAGATTCTTGTTTTGTTGCATCAAAAATGCAGTAACGGAATTTCTCCAGAAACTCGTCTAAAGAGGAAGACACAATGTCTCTTCTTGAAAATGATTCCAATGCTTCTTTTATAAGGGCATGAAAGTCCTCGTTGGAGAAAGGCTTTCTCCCCAGTCCAACTACTGAGATGGAAGGGGGCATTTTACCCTCAAGGAATAAGTTATATAAAGCTGGATAAAGCTTTCGTTTTGCGAGATCTCCGGATGCACCGAACAACACTAAGGACATATCTTGCATCAATTCGCTGGAATCGATTCCAGCGTCGTTAACAACAGCTTCGTCTGAGATACTTTCCATTTCCTGACTACCTCCCGTAATGTATAAGAGCGTAAACGCTCATTGATATATAGTTAAACTTTCATCGTTGTGATGTTTCACATCTTTATAAGATATCGGTTTTGAACTTAGTATGTCAACTCTTTCAAAATCTAATATAGCAGAATTATACGAAAAAAAGGACTAAATCGCTCACGATTAAGCCCTTATACGACTCGTTAGCCGATCATCTCCTGATAGAGGGACTCCAGCCTGTTATTTAAGTTAGAAAAGTCATACGCTTTTGCCTGCTGTTTATTATGAGCAGACATGCGCTTCATCGTTTCTGGTTGAAGGGAAACGATCTTTTCTACAAATCCATCGACATCGCCTGGTTTAAAAAGATAGCCTTCTTTATCGTCATGGATGATATCCGGAACCGCACCAACTTGAGTAGAAAGTACCACAAGCCCTGCAGCCATCCCCTCCAAATTAGATAGGCCCAGAGCTTCAAAATAGGAAGGAAGAATGAAGAGTTGAGCTTTTTCGAACTGTTCGACCTTTTCTTGGCCTGACATCGTTCCAAGCAAAGTAATGTTCAAGTTGTTAGCATCGATTTCTTCCTGAAGTTCATTTCTTAGCGGGCCGTCGCCCATCAGCTTAAAGTCGATGGTCGGATGTTCTTTCAATTTTTTCGCCATTTCAATAATGTCACGAACGCCTTTATTGGCTCCAAGCTTGCCAACAAACAAAACGGTTTTCTTATCTTTCGGGAAGCTTGGCTGAACGCTTTCGAATTCTTTCGTAAAAATAGCATTTGTGATGATCGCATATCGTTCTTCCGGTACATCGAAAGTCTTTAGGAATTCATCCTTCCAAATCTGTGAAAGGCATACAATCTTATCTGCACGAGCAAGTGTATCTTCAATCATTCGCTTTTTCTTCTCCGGGCTATTCGCATAAAAATCAAAGAACTTTCCGCTATGGACGTGGAGGATGACCGGATAATTCAAAGCTTTAGCTATTAATAGAAAGAACCGGCTTTTTGTGAATGCTTTGAAGCCTGCCGTATGGATATGAACCAACGCCGGCTTCATTCCCATGATCACGAAGAAAAACTTGAACAGGACGATCAAGTTGTAAACAAGTTTGTTCAGCGGCTTGTTCTTCTTCGGGAAAATATTAAAAAATTGTAGATCATAATCGGTGCTCGTGAATTTCTTCAATTGGCTTATAAAAACGGAAATCCCTCCAATAGGTGGAGGGAGTGGGCCGACATGAAGAATGGTGTGCTTTTTCATCAAAAATTCTCCTTATCGTAGGAAACGGTTTTAGCTGAGTTTATGGCTGCGGGCGTGCAGCAAGTTAATGATCATTAAGACCATTGGCAGGGCGAGATAAATGTTTACCGCTGGTGCGTATAACACGTGGCCGGCTAAGAAAGCGATGCCTGATCCCATGCCGATGGCTACGAACAGTAACACATTTTCAGGTGTAATGACTCGAAGCGGCATCGTAAAGAGTCGCTTAATAAATAGAAAGGCAAGAGTAATGAATGGCATGAATAATAATAATGATCCAATAATTCCATAAGAGAAGAACAGATCAAAGAAGTCCATTTCGATCAGTTTTCTATTTTCTTTATAGTTTCCAGCATAACCCATTCCAAAGGATTTTTGAACAAGATCTGCATTCTTATATTGTTCTAACGTATTGGCAAAAAACAAGTTTCGTGAGCTTAACAGGATTCGAAGAACAGGTGATTCAATCAACGAGACATCCTCGTCGATATCCCCTTCGTCCGGAGCGGGCTCTCCTTCAGGCGACATGCCACCTTCAGAATCTCCGCCTTTATCCTTTTCTTCTTGCTGTTTCGCTTTTTCTTCACTAATTTTACCGACATCTCCAGCAACGTTGGTAA
It contains:
- the zwf gene encoding glucose-6-phosphate dehydrogenase encodes the protein MQDMSLVLFGASGDLAKRKLYPALYNLFLEGKMPPSISVVGLGRKPFSNEDFHALIKEALESFSRRDIVSSSLDEFLEKFRYCIFDATKQESYKDLQDFIETRESELNIPDNRLFYLSVAPKLVDLITTNLHKNGISQTKGWKRLIIEKPFGSDLKSAQELNAKLKEVFDEDEIFRIDHYLGKPMVQNLESLIRPNPILKSLWDHHQIANVQITASETVGVGTRAGYYDQAGAIRDMVQNHLLQLVMMTALHHPKKLSPKEIEDNKREIMESLRPVAKDEMSQHIVRGQYEAGEVEGETVKAYREEDGIDPDSNNDTFFAARLYIDNEYWKGIPFYIRTGKRMKEKSTRIVIEFKNEADETENPEEIGLVSNLLEIEINPAESVSLRVNIKDQSNEQFEPAFITFSKNPSSQPEAYERLLNDAMQGNSTYFAHWNEVELSWKWIQPILEAFEEDGLPLNFYPAGSTGPEASHKLLETDGFNWW
- a CDS encoding glycosyltransferase family 4 protein, producing MKKHTILHVGPLPPPIGGISVFISQLKKFTSTDYDLQFFNIFPKKNKPLNKLVYNLIVLFKFFFVIMGMKPALVHIHTAGFKAFTKSRFFLLIAKALNYPVILHVHSGKFFDFYANSPEKKKRMIEDTLARADKIVCLSQIWKDEFLKTFDVPEERYAIITNAIFTKEFESVQPSFPKDKKTVLFVGKLGANKGVRDIIEMAKKLKEHPTIDFKLMGDGPLRNELQEEIDANNLNITLLGTMSGQEKVEQFEKAQLFILPSYFEALGLSNLEGMAAGLVVLSTQVGAVPDIIHDDKEGYLFKPGDVDGFVEKIVSLQPETMKRMSAHNKQQAKAYDFSNLNNRLESLYQEMIG